The sequence GTGTACTACAAGAGAAATCAacaaacccccaccccccaaaaaataaaaaaatggtgaaaaaataCTATATTTCTTCCATCATTAGAAAAGTTCTAATTCAAGCAGTAGGGGCAGAAGAGTTACCTTATACATCTTAGGCTGAGTGAAAGATGGTTCATCAATCTCATTGTGCCCAAATCGACGATAACATACAATGTCAACCACCACATCAGAATGAAATGTCTGGCGCCACTCTGCTGCAAGTTCACAGACATGTACAACTGCCTCCAAATCATCACCATTTACATGGAAAATAGGAGCATTCAAAGCTTTAGCTACATCAGTACAATACTGTGAAGATCTCCCAGACCTCGGATCAGTAGTGAAGGCCACCTGATTGTTAACCACAATGTGGATTGTCCCACCAGTGGTGTAGTTTGGAAGAGCGCTGAGATGCAGAGTCTCATAGACCACTCCTTGTCCAGCAAAGCTTCCATCCCCATGAATCAACACAGCCAAATTCTTAGTCCTCTCAACATCATTAGAGTAGTATTGTTTAGCACGAGTTTTTCCAACCACAACAGGGTCTACAGCTTCCAAGTGACTAGGATTCGcaaccaaagaaagatggattcTATTCCCACCCCTTGTTGGCCGATCATAAGAGGTACCCAAGTGGTACTTGACATCACCAGTCCCCGTGTAAAGACCAACTTCATCAATTGGCTTTATACCACCACTGAACTCGCTGAAAATCTGTGCAAGTGGCTTCCGAACAACATTCCCCAAAACATTCAGTCTTCCTCTGTGTGACATCCCAATAACAATGGTCTCGACCCCAAGATCTGCAGATCTGTCAAACATCTCCTTCATCCCAGGTATCAGAGTTTCTCCACCTTCAAGACCAAACCTCTTTGCAGCTGTCCATTTTGTGGCCAAGAAGTTCTCAAACTGTGTGCTCCATATAAGCCTATCAAGCATGACTTCGCGTCGCTGCAGGTTGTACTGCCTCGAGGTTGGAGTCTCAATCTTATCCCTCAACCAGTTACACTGATCACGATCGGCAATATGCATGTATTCATAGCCAACGCTCCCGCAGTAGGCTTGCTCAAGCCGGGTTAGAATGGAACGAAGGGTTTGCACAGGGCGGTTTTCGGACAAGAATCCAGCCATCCTCCAAACCCCAAGGAAAAACTCCCTGTCCAGATCAGCCTCAGTGAACCCATAAAGAGCAGGGTCCAAGTCGCCAGGGATCTCACGTTCTTCAAGGCCCAGGGGATCCAACTTGGCTTTCATGTGGCCATTAACCTGGTAAGCTCTCACGAGCAACAACAACCGCATACTCTCCTGAATGGTTTGGCCTGAGATTCCAGGCGACGAGGCAGCCTGGCCAACGAAATTTCTGAAAAAATTGTCCCATGACTCATCCACGCTATTGGGATCGGCTTCCCAAGCCCTCTGGAGCTCCTCCAGGTAAACGCTGCTCGTACCATCTAGGAAACTATCGGTCAACCTTGAGAGCGGCACAGGACGAGGAACGGGTGCAGCCTGCGCCTTCGACGCAAAGACGGTAGAGTGAAAGTACCGACTCTGAGACGGAAGCACC is a genomic window of Macadamia integrifolia cultivar HAES 741 chromosome 13, SCU_Mint_v3, whole genome shotgun sequence containing:
- the LOC122060228 gene encoding 2-oxoglutarate dehydrogenase, mitochondrial-like — encoded protein: MAWFRAASGVAKLALRRNLAQTRSYVTRTRVLPSQSRYFHSTVFASKAQAAPVPRPVPLSRLTDSFLDGTSSVYLEELQRAWEADPNSVDESWDNFFRNFVGQAASSPGISGQTIQESMRLLLLVRAYQVNGHMKAKLDPLGLEEREIPGDLDPALYGFTEADLDREFFLGVWRMAGFLSENRPVQTLRSILTRLEQAYCGSVGYEYMHIADRDQCNWLRDKIETPTSRQYNLQRREVMLDRLIWSTQFENFLATKWTAAKRFGLEGGETLIPGMKEMFDRSADLGVETIVIGMSHRGRLNVLGNVVRKPLAQIFSEFSGGIKPIDEVGLYTGTGDVKYHLGTSYDRPTRGGNRIHLSLVANPSHLEAVDPVVVGKTRAKQYYSNDVERTKNLAVLIHGDGSFAGQGVVYETLHLSALPNYTTGGTIHIVVNNQVAFTTDPRSGRSSQYCTDVAKALNAPIFHVNGDDLEAVVHVCELAAEWRQTFHSDVVVDIVCYRRFGHNEIDEPSFTQPKMYKVIRNHPSALEIYQKKLLEFGQVTQEDIDKIHNKVNTILNQEFLNSKDYVPKRRDWLSAYWSGFKSPEQISRIRNTGVKPEILKTVGKAITALPESFKPHRAVKKIFEQRAQMIETGEGIDWAVGEALAFATLLVEGNHVRLSGQDVERGTFSHRHSVLHDQESGEKYCPLDHVIANQNEEMFTVSNSSLSEFGVLGFELGYSMENPNSLVIWEAQFGDFANGAQVIFDQFVSSGESKWLRQSGLVVLLPHGYDGQGPEHSSARLERYLQVLSEHLICVMLYGMRHFKRQCYTDNCQTYERHANVREIIFWFSPPLFYGFPYQGGGCDPMGIFWEDLLCWCTMSCIPSEFNPGSTSVAPR